One genomic window of Ruminococcus gauvreauii includes the following:
- a CDS encoding OadG family protein, translating into MKQSLRKCISVLLLLFCTITLCACGSRNNTSGLTDEESESWKTQTVSFVSQMTTMSDEDLESLLQYGKFYESAVSAWKDNRDVLGAYKDAGQTKCTLDGQIITVTSKMQFEKKDATVTLTINREENTPTYLSVEVSRTLGEKMKEAGGNTVLGILIVFVVLFFLSFLIYLFKYINLWVAKREQKKGGQQKPAAEAAMAPRVERQQEDVTDDTELVAVITAAIAALEQTPADSFVVRSVKKVHRNNWKRA; encoded by the coding sequence ATGAAACAGTCATTAAGAAAATGTATAAGTGTGCTGTTGCTGTTGTTCTGTACAATCACCCTGTGTGCCTGCGGATCCCGAAACAATACATCCGGACTCACCGATGAGGAGTCGGAGAGCTGGAAGACGCAGACCGTCAGTTTTGTGAGCCAGATGACAACGATGTCTGATGAAGATCTGGAAAGCCTTCTGCAGTACGGGAAATTCTATGAGAGTGCTGTTTCAGCCTGGAAGGATAACCGCGATGTACTCGGGGCATACAAGGACGCGGGACAGACGAAATGTACACTGGATGGGCAAATTATAACGGTGACCTCCAAAATGCAGTTTGAGAAGAAAGATGCGACGGTTACCCTGACGATCAACAGGGAAGAAAATACACCGACTTATCTGTCCGTGGAGGTGAGCAGGACACTCGGGGAAAAGATGAAGGAGGCCGGGGGAAACACCGTACTTGGGATTCTGATCGTATTTGTCGTGCTGTTTTTCCTGAGCTTTTTGATTTACCTGTTTAAATATATTAACCTGTGGGTTGCGAAGCGCGAGCAGAAAAAGGGCGGGCAGCAGAAACCGGCTGCGGAGGCCGCAATGGCTCCGCGGGTGGAGAGACAACAGGAGGATGTGACGGACGATACGGAGCTTGTCGCGGTGATTACAGCGGCGATTGCGGCACTGGAACAGACACCGGCAGACAGCTTTGTGGTTCGTTCTGTAAAAAAAGTCCATAGAAACAACTGGAAGAGAGCATAG
- a CDS encoding sodium ion-translocating decarboxylase subunit beta, with amino-acid sequence MLETLSNLLHQTAFFNLTGGNLVMILIACVFLFLAIKKGFEPLLLVPIAFGMLLVNIYPDIMAGPYVDAQGVEHAAGLLHYFYKLDEWSILPSLIFMGVGAMTDFGPLIANPRSFIMGAAAQVGIYVAYFLAILLGFGPAAAAAISIIGGADGPTSIFLAGKLGQTALLGPIAVAAYSYMSLVPIIQPPIMKLLTTEKERKIKMEQLRPVSKLEKILFPIIITIVVCMILPTTAPLVGMLMLGNLFRECGVVKQLTETASNALMYIVVILLGTSVGATTSAERFLNWDTIKIVILGLIAFIFGTAGGVLLGKLMCKLTKGKINPLIGSAGVSAVPMAARVSQKVGAEADPTNFLLMHAMGPNVAGVIGTAVAAGTFMAIFGV; translated from the coding sequence ATGTTAGAAACATTATCAAACCTGCTTCACCAGACGGCGTTTTTCAACCTGACCGGCGGAAACCTGGTGATGATACTGATCGCCTGCGTGTTCCTGTTTCTGGCGATAAAAAAAGGCTTTGAGCCGCTTCTGCTGGTTCCGATCGCCTTCGGTATGCTGCTGGTCAATATCTATCCGGATATCATGGCGGGACCGTACGTGGATGCACAGGGGGTAGAGCACGCAGCAGGTCTTCTGCATTATTTTTATAAGCTTGACGAATGGAGCATTCTGCCCTCTCTGATCTTTATGGGAGTCGGTGCGATGACAGACTTTGGCCCGCTGATCGCGAACCCCAGGAGTTTCATCATGGGAGCGGCAGCTCAGGTAGGAATCTATGTTGCGTATTTTCTGGCTATTCTTCTTGGCTTCGGACCGGCGGCGGCAGCGGCGATCTCGATCATCGGAGGCGCAGACGGACCGACGTCCATCTTCCTGGCGGGTAAGCTGGGACAGACTGCACTGCTCGGACCGATCGCGGTGGCGGCTTACTCCTATATGTCGCTGGTACCGATCATACAGCCTCCGATCATGAAGCTGCTGACGACAGAAAAAGAGCGGAAAATCAAGATGGAACAGCTTCGCCCGGTGTCGAAACTGGAAAAAATACTCTTCCCGATCATTATCACGATCGTCGTCTGTATGATTCTCCCGACAACTGCACCGCTTGTCGGAATGCTGATGCTGGGAAACCTGTTCAGGGAGTGCGGCGTTGTCAAACAGCTGACGGAGACGGCTTCGAATGCATTGATGTACATCGTAGTCATTCTGCTTGGAACTTCTGTGGGTGCGACGACCAGTGCGGAACGTTTCCTGAACTGGGATACGATTAAGATTGTGATACTGGGACTCATAGCGTTCATATTTGGAACGGCGGGCGGCGTTCTGCTGGGCAAACTGATGTGCAAACTTACAAAAGGAAAGATCAATCCGCTGATTGGATCAGCAGGTGTGTCAGCGGTGCCGATGGCGGCACGCGTCTCCCAGAAAGTGGGGGCGGAAGCGGATCCTACGAATTTCCTGCTGATGCATGCCATGGGTCCTAACGTGGCCGGCGTGATCGGAACGGCTGTTGCGGCGGGAACTTTTATGGCAATATTTGGAGTATAG
- a CDS encoding MurR/RpiR family transcriptional regulator produces the protein MEQSENLLTRINQQYGKLSKGQKRLAAYITDNYDKAVFLTAAKLGSEVGVSESTTVRFAAQLGYRGFPEFHRALEELVINKLNSIQRMEVTYGRVPQAEILDKVLQADIDKIKLTMEHLDHEIFDQAVETILQAKTIYIIGIRSCAPLAHFLSFYLNLVVDDVRLIQTNSASEIFEQMIRINEKDVIIGISFPRYSMHTLKAMEFANNRNAKVITLTDSIHSPMNLYSSCNLIARSDMASIVDSLVAPLSVINALVVALCMKKQQEVVDTLESMEKIWDEYKVYSSDEINSIDDSVKLSFAGLGEDDV, from the coding sequence ATGGAACAATCAGAGAATTTATTGACGAGAATCAACCAGCAGTATGGAAAACTCAGCAAGGGGCAGAAGCGTCTGGCGGCGTATATTACGGATAATTATGACAAGGCGGTGTTTCTGACGGCGGCGAAACTCGGAAGTGAAGTCGGGGTGAGTGAATCCACAACGGTCCGGTTCGCAGCACAGCTTGGATACCGGGGATTTCCGGAATTCCACCGTGCGCTTGAGGAGCTGGTGATCAACAAGCTGAATTCCATCCAGAGGATGGAAGTGACCTACGGGAGGGTGCCGCAGGCGGAAATTCTGGATAAAGTACTTCAGGCTGATATCGACAAGATCAAATTGACCATGGAACATCTGGATCACGAGATCTTTGACCAGGCAGTTGAGACGATCCTGCAGGCAAAGACGATCTATATCATAGGGATCAGAAGCTGTGCACCGCTCGCACATTTTCTGAGTTTTTATCTGAATCTTGTTGTGGATGATGTCCGCCTGATCCAGACGAATTCCGCAAGCGAGATTTTTGAGCAGATGATCCGCATCAATGAGAAGGATGTGATCATCGGCATCAGTTTTCCGCGGTATTCCATGCATACACTCAAGGCCATGGAATTTGCGAATAACCGGAATGCAAAAGTGATCACGCTCACGGACAGTATTCATTCGCCGATGAACCTGTATTCCTCATGCAATCTGATCGCCAGAAGCGATATGGCGTCGATTGTGGATTCTCTGGTTGCGCCTCTGAGCGTGATCAATGCACTGGTCGTCGCGCTTTGTATGAAAAAACAGCAGGAAGTCGTCGATACACTGGAGTCCATGGAAAAAATCTGGGACGAATATAAGGTTTACAGCAGCGATGAGATCAACTCAATTGATGATTCAGTGAAACTGAGCTTTGCAGGTCTGGGGGAAGATGATGTCTAA
- a CDS encoding oxaloacetate decarboxylase subunit alpha, producing the protein MADIEKKPIKITETILRDAHQSLIATRMTTEQMLPIVDKLDKVGYHSVECWGGATFDASLRFLKEDPWERLRRFRDGFKNTKLQMLFRGQNILGYRPYADDVVEYFVQKSIANGIDIIRIFDCMNDLRNLQTAVSAANREKGHAQVALSYTIGDAYTLEYWTGMAKQVEAMGANSICIKDMAGLLLPYQATELVTALKQATSIPIQLHTHYTSGVASMTYMKAVEAGVDVIDTAMSPFALGTSQPATEVMVETFKGTPYDTGFDQNLLAEIADYFRPIRDEALDSGLLNPKNLGVNIKTLLYQVPGGMLSNLTSQLKEQHAEDKYYEVLEEVPRVRKDLGECPLVTPSSQIVGTQAVFNVIMGERYKMVTKETKAVLSGQYGATIKPFNPEVQKKCIGDTEPITCRPADLIEDELDTLEKEVAPWKEQDEDVLTYALFPQVATDFFKYREAQEKKIDAAAADRENKAYPV; encoded by the coding sequence ATGGCGGATATAGAAAAGAAACCAATCAAGATAACAGAAACGATCCTGCGTGACGCACATCAGTCTCTGATCGCGACAAGAATGACGACGGAGCAGATGCTTCCGATCGTCGATAAATTGGACAAAGTCGGTTACCATTCCGTGGAGTGCTGGGGAGGCGCGACATTTGACGCGTCACTTCGTTTTCTGAAGGAGGATCCATGGGAACGGCTTCGCAGGTTCCGCGACGGATTCAAGAACACGAAACTTCAGATGCTCTTCCGAGGGCAGAATATTCTCGGATACCGTCCGTATGCGGATGACGTCGTGGAATATTTTGTACAGAAATCGATCGCGAACGGCATCGATATCATCCGTATCTTCGACTGTATGAATGATCTGCGAAATCTTCAGACGGCCGTGAGTGCCGCAAACAGGGAAAAAGGCCATGCACAGGTGGCACTGTCTTACACTATCGGAGACGCGTATACGCTGGAATACTGGACCGGGATGGCAAAGCAGGTGGAAGCGATGGGGGCAAATTCGATCTGCATCAAGGATATGGCGGGACTGCTGCTTCCCTATCAGGCGACAGAGCTGGTGACTGCACTGAAACAGGCGACATCGATTCCCATTCAGCTTCATACGCACTACACGTCCGGCGTTGCATCCATGACGTATATGAAGGCGGTTGAGGCCGGCGTCGATGTGATCGACACTGCGATGTCACCGTTTGCACTCGGCACTTCCCAGCCTGCGACAGAGGTTATGGTGGAAACGTTCAAGGGAACACCCTATGACACCGGTTTTGATCAGAATCTTCTGGCGGAGATTGCTGATTATTTCCGTCCGATCCGTGACGAAGCGCTGGACAGCGGCCTGCTGAATCCTAAAAATCTGGGTGTGAACATCAAGACGCTGCTGTACCAGGTACCGGGAGGCATGCTCTCGAATCTGACCTCGCAGCTGAAGGAGCAGCATGCGGAAGACAAATACTATGAGGTGCTGGAAGAGGTACCGCGTGTCCGAAAAGACCTTGGGGAATGCCCGCTTGTCACGCCTTCCTCACAGATTGTCGGTACTCAGGCTGTGTTCAACGTGATCATGGGAGAACGGTATAAGATGGTTACAAAGGAGACGAAGGCTGTTTTGTCCGGGCAGTATGGGGCAACCATCAAACCGTTCAATCCCGAAGTCCAGAAAAAATGTATTGGAGATACGGAACCGATCACCTGCAGGCCGGCGGATCTGATCGAGGATGAACTGGATACCCTGGAAAAAGAGGTGGCCCCGTGGAAGGAACAGGATGAGGACGTGCTTACGTACGCACTGTTCCCGCAGGTGGCTACGGATTTCTTCAAGTACAGGGAGGCTCAGGAAAAAAAGATTGATGCGGCGGCGGCTGACAGGGAAAACAAGGCTTACCCGGTATAA
- a CDS encoding biotin/lipoyl-binding carrier protein yields the protein MKSYTITVNGNVYDVTVEERTDGPAAAPKPVAAAAPKAPAARPAAKPAGGSAGAVQITASVPGKVFKVEASAGQSVKAGDTIVILEAMKMEIPVVAPQDGTIAGIDVAVGDTVESGDALASMD from the coding sequence ATGAAAAGCTATACGATCACTGTAAACGGAAATGTATATGATGTCACTGTGGAGGAACGCACAGACGGTCCGGCAGCTGCCCCGAAGCCGGTAGCGGCTGCAGCGCCAAAAGCTCCGGCTGCCCGGCCTGCGGCAAAACCGGCAGGCGGATCGGCAGGTGCCGTTCAGATCACGGCTTCTGTTCCGGGGAAAGTATTTAAAGTGGAGGCGAGTGCCGGCCAGAGCGTGAAAGCGGGGGATACGATCGTGATCCTGGAGGCAATGAAGATGGAGATCCCGGTTGTCGCTCCGCAGGACGGAACGATAGCGGGTATCGATGTAGCTGTAGGCGATACGGTAGAATCTGGAGATGCACTGGCATCCATGGATTAG
- a CDS encoding M15 family metallopeptidase, which yields MKRSVKRVLAAAAVCAAGAVFLVYRFTENQKPEEENAPDQSAEKDEETAVPVSAGDIRQMTAETVLTEEQIAAVGVDSLFYQEEISDVVFGRMYGKSFKEDCTVPREELRYVRVLHTGFDGETRIGELVVNQAIADDVTAVFRELYQAGYPIEKIRLIDDYDADDERSMADNNSSAFNFRFISHSTTLSNHARGMAVDMNPKYNPYVKTVDGRENCEPANAWEYVDRTAEFAYKIDTEDLCYQVFTKYGFSWGGSWTGAKDYQHFEKV from the coding sequence ATGAAGAGGAGTGTGAAACGTGTGCTTGCGGCTGCCGCAGTCTGTGCGGCCGGAGCGGTTTTTCTGGTTTACCGCTTTACAGAAAACCAGAAGCCGGAAGAGGAAAACGCACCGGATCAGAGTGCGGAAAAGGATGAGGAGACTGCAGTGCCTGTATCGGCTGGGGATATCCGGCAGATGACTGCAGAGACAGTGCTCACAGAGGAACAGATTGCCGCTGTCGGGGTGGACTCCTTATTTTACCAGGAAGAGATATCAGATGTTGTATTTGGACGGATGTATGGAAAATCTTTTAAAGAGGACTGTACCGTGCCGAGAGAAGAACTGAGGTATGTAAGAGTTCTGCATACTGGTTTTGACGGTGAGACACGTATCGGCGAACTGGTCGTCAATCAGGCGATCGCAGACGACGTGACAGCGGTCTTCAGAGAGCTTTATCAGGCAGGGTATCCGATTGAGAAAATCCGGCTGATCGACGACTATGACGCAGATGATGAGCGGTCAATGGCGGACAACAACAGCTCTGCATTTAATTTCCGCTTTATCTCCCACAGTACTACGCTGTCCAATCATGCCAGAGGGATGGCGGTTGATATGAATCCAAAATATAATCCGTATGTGAAGACTGTGGACGGGCGGGAAAACTGTGAGCCTGCGAATGCCTGGGAATATGTGGACCGCACGGCGGAATTTGCATACAAAATAGACACAGAGGACCTGTGTTATCAGGTGTTCACAAAATACGGATTTTCATGGGGAGGAAGCTGGACGGGAGCGAAGGATTATCAGCATTTTGAAAAAGTGTGA